From Molothrus aeneus isolate 106 chromosome 18, BPBGC_Maene_1.0, whole genome shotgun sequence, a single genomic window includes:
- the UQCR10 gene encoding cytochrome b-c1 complex subunit 9: MVLLRRVYGSLFRRSSTFALSIMLGAVLFERAFDQGADALFEHLNEGKLWKHIKHKYEN; this comes from the exons ATGGTGCTGTTGCGGCGGGTGTACGGGTCGCTGTTCCGCCGCAGCTCCACGTTCGCGCTGTCCATCATGCTGGGCGCGGTGCTCTTCGAGCGCGCCTTCGACCAGGGCGCGGACGCGCTCTTCGAGCATCTCAACGAAGGG AAACTGTGGAAACACATCAAGCACAAGTATGAGaactga